The DNA segment TTAATATCGGTTCGAAACGACCTACTACTGCCTTGCTCCAATCCTCAATGTTTCTCCCCTTAACATAAATCCAATGAATATACATTATGTCACCCTTTATATCCACAGTAAGCGTTCCAGGAGTTAGAGTTATTGAATTAGCCAAAAATGTTTTCGCCATATCGGTTTTGAGCGATGTTCTGACTTTAACGATACCAGGTCTTATAGGAAGTTCAGGGTGAATAACTCTATAGGCAACATCGAGGTTCGCGAGGACTATATAAATCATCAAATAAGGTATGTAAACGATAAACCAGAACACTCTGATTGGGTTGAAAACCCGACCCGCTTTAAACAGGAATATGTCTCCGACAAGACCAATAACCACAAGCGATACTACGGCACCCACTATAAGTTGCGCCGGCTCAAGACTCCAGGTTAACAGAAGCCAAGTCCCAAAAAGCAATATGAATTCACCTATGTATTTCATTAGTTAACCTCCTATTCCCAATACCATTGAAATGTATTTAGCCTGATTAAGAACAGCCTGAGTAGCAGGATAGAAAAGCGCATTGTTAAGAAAACCATAGAATATACCGGCAGCCAAGCATATAACCGAAAGCGTAATCAGTGGTATCGTCATGCTTATGGGAACCTCTTTTATATTGCTGTAAACCTTTGGCAACGGTCCGAAAAGAATCTGCTTTTGAACTTTAACATAGTATGCAAGGGTTATGAACGAGACAAAAATAGCAACCCCGGCAAACAGATAAGCTTTAGCTTGGAAAAGAGCAATTATTATGAGCAGTTTGCTGAAGAAACCATTAAAAGGCGGGAATCCAGAAATGGACAAGCTGCCTATAACGGTTGACAAGCTCGTCACGGGCATCCTTTTCATCAACCCACCCATCTGGCGCATGTCGCGCGTTCCAGTTCTCATCTCTATGGCGCCAGAATCAAGGAACAACAGGCCTTTGAATACCGCATGATTGAAAAGATGGAACAGCGCAGCAGCTATGCCAGCCGGCGTCCCGATACCTATACCCATAGCAATGTAGCCAACCTGACTTATCGACGAAAAAGCGAGAAGCCTCTTTATGTCATCCTGCCCTATGCTAAGCATTCCACCGACAAAAGCTGATATTAGACCGAACCAGAGGATTATGTCGAGAATAACCTTTTCACCGTTAAACACAGAGAATGCTACGCGAGTTATAGCGTAAACTCCGAGTGCTTTTATTAGCACACCAGAAAGCATAGCCGATACCGGAGCCGGCGCAGAGGGGTGAGCATCAGGAAGCCAAGCGTGAAACGGCACCAAACCTGACTTGAGCGCAAAACCAAAAATAAACATACCTATCGCAAAAATAAGCGCTGTGTTGGGTTTTATCGCATTTATCATATTAGCCGCATCAGCCATATTAACCGTGCCCGTAAGGTTATAGACTATCGCCACACCGAGAAGTATCGCGGTCGAGGCTAAAGAGCCGAGAATAAGGTATTTAAATCCCGCCTCAAGCTCCTCGCTCTCGACACCGAACCCAACGAGCGCATAGCTCGCCAGCGAAGCTATTTCCGTGAAAACGAAAAGGTTAAAAAGGTCGCCGCTCAGGACCACGCCGTTCATTCCGGTAAGCATAAGCAAAAACAGCGCGTAGAACTTGGTCTGTGCAGTATAGCGATTCATATACGAGATCGAGTATATCATCACGAGAAACGCCAGAAGATTCACCACCAGAAGCATTAACTTCGACAGCCCATCGAGAACCATAACAATACCTATAGGCGGAATCCAGCCACCCATCTGATAAACACTGTCTGGTGCAGTAATAAGCTGAAGAGAAAGGTAAAATGTCGCTGCGGCGCAAGCCACGCCCAATATCGGTCCTATGTAACGCCAGAACTTACCAATAATTAGTATCAAAACGGTGAACAACATCGGCAAAGCAACCATTAATGGCATCGCTACGGTGCTCATAGATTTCACTCCTTTATGTACACATTAACCCCTAAGTTTCCTTATTTCCGACATGTCAAATGTCTTATACTTCTCGTAAAGCTTTATCGTGTACGCAGCCATCAAAGCCAGGGTTCCGAGTCCTATAACGATGCTCGTTAGAACGAGAGCTTGAGGAAGAGGGTCAACCCCTTTTTTCGCAAATTCTATTATGTTCTGCCCGGGAGAGAGAATCGGCGCTATACCCTGCATACGATAACCAAGAAGTATCAGGAACAAGTTCACAGAATACTCTATTATAACCATTCCTATTATCTTCTTTATAAGATGTCTTTTCGCAATCAGGCAGTAGATTCCGAGTCCGAAAATAATCATATCAAGCATGAAGACCGTCATTTTACTCCTCCTCCCTCAAAACAAGCCTTCCGTAAATTGAAAGTCCTATAAAGACAGCATATAAACACGCGCCAACCTTGACCCCGATGAAAATATTGGCAAGCGGAATAAAACCTGCTGAAACTATGCTGAACGGTGTGCCCTTTCCAAGGAAGTTGTAAAGGAATATTCCCACATTAAGCCCTATATACCCAAGAATCACGAATGCGAGCATGCCCAGATTATCGAACATTGACGCCCAGAAGTCGTTTAACTTCGCCAGAGCTATGTGCCTGCTGAAAGCGAGCATCATCAAAGTGTAAGCTATAGCAAGTATAACACCACCCGCGAAACCACCGCCAGGAGTAAGATGCCCGTAAAGCACGATGTAGAAACCATAAAGCAGTATCATAGCAATCATTATCCGCGCTACAGTCTTAACTATCAAAGTCATACCAATGCTTTCGTCGTGAACCAGCTTTTCTATCTCAGCCTTTTTCATTTATTGCCTCCCAGAATTATTCTGGTATTCCAACCTTTTCGAGGTCTTCTTCAGTTATTTTCTTCCTTCCACGAGTTCTAAGAATAACGAATGCTCCGAGAATAGAAGTGAATATCACTATCGCCTCGCCGAGAGTATCGTAAGCTCTGTAATCGAGTATCACAGCAGCCACCATGTTCGCTGCACCAGTATCGCCCAAGCCCGATGCGAGATAGTATTCTCCGACTCTCATAAGCGGGCTCCCGAATGGCGTTAATTCCGCGAACGCCCAGTAGCAGAAGGCAAGAAACAGCCCAAGAAATACAAGCCCAATAATGTTCGCTAAATTGTCTATCCGCTTTTCGATAGCCTCGTTATCAACATATGTAGTGGTCCTTATCAATATGATCAAACTCAGAACTTCTACGATAACCTGGGTTATCGCGATATCAGGTGCCTGAAGATAAAGGAACATTAAACTTACGCCGAACCCTACAGCACCGACTGCGATAACAGCGGAAAGCATATTACGAGTTTCTATCGCTATAACTGTCCCTATTATCATGAATACCAGGATTATGGTAAAGAAAAACATGATATCTTCCTCCTATCCTCAATAAGCTCTTATTAACACCAAGCCTATTATAACCAACCCTATTATTGCCCAGGACAGATATGTCGATAGTATTCCGTTATGCAAAAGCCTTAGCGGTTTAACAATTATCGCGTAGCCTATTTTACTAATGTAAGAATAAGGGTCGAAAACGCCTCTTTCAGCATCAGGAAGAATAGCTTTGAATATAGCAACCTCTTTTATGTTGTTGTAAAATCCTGTTCCCGGCACCCTTAACTTTTCGTATGTGAAAACTTCGTAGCCTCCTATAGTTCCTGGTCTCACGCCGCCAACATACGCAGCATCCTTTCTGGTTTTGAAGGCACGACCAGCAGCGTAATAAATCATCGCTATCACAAGACCTAAAAACAGAAGTCCAAAAGCGAACATTGGCTGCCAAAGCGAATCACCAAATGAAATACTAAATAGTTTTATTGTCCCACCAGTTAACCCGGTTGATGGAATAAGCAACTTTCCTAAAGGAAAGCCTGGCGCAAGCCCGAAAAATATGCAGATAAGAGAGAGCACAAACGGTGGTAGAGTAAGCCATAAGTCAGGAGCTTTAACATTATTAAGTTCATCTGGGAGAGGTCCAAAGTAAACCGAATGTAATACCTTTACAAAACTTGCTAATGTCAGTGCGCTTCCGAAAACCGCTAACACAAACATTATAGGCATACCAGCAGCGATACAACCTTGATAAACAAGCCACTTCGACACAAAGCCATTAAACGGGGGCACACCTGAAATCGCAAGAGCAGCTACAATATTTGCAAAGAACAACAAAGGCATTTTCTTAGCTAATCCGCCCAATCGTGAGAGTTCAGTTATGCCGGTTTGCTTCTCAACTGCGCCCGCGCATAGAAAGAGCGAATTTTTATATATAGCATTGTTTATCATATGAAGCAATCCACCAAGCATCCCGACTACTGAACCTGTACCAATACCAAGCACCATGTAACCTACTTGGCTTATAGCATGATAAGAAAGTAAACGCCTCAAATCATGCTGTAGCATCGCCATGAAAACTGCAGCTATTATGC comes from the bacterium genome and includes:
- a CDS encoding Na+/H+ antiporter subunit E, producing MKYIGEFILLFGTWLLLTWSLEPAQLIVGAVVSLVVIGLVGDIFLFKAGRVFNPIRVFWFIVYIPYLMIYIVLANLDVAYRVIHPELPIRPGIVKVRTSLKTDMAKTFLANSITLTPGTLTVDIKGDIMYIHWIYVKGRNIEDWSKAVVGRFEPILRRIFE
- a CDS encoding monovalent cation/H+ antiporter subunit D family protein produces the protein MSTVAMPLMVALPMLFTVLILIIGKFWRYIGPILGVACAAATFYLSLQLITAPDSVYQMGGWIPPIGIVMVLDGLSKLMLLVVNLLAFLVMIYSISYMNRYTAQTKFYALFLLMLTGMNGVVLSGDLFNLFVFTEIASLASYALVGFGVESEELEAGFKYLILGSLASTAILLGVAIVYNLTGTVNMADAANMINAIKPNTALIFAIGMFIFGFALKSGLVPFHAWLPDAHPSAPAPVSAMLSGVLIKALGVYAITRVAFSVFNGEKVILDIILWFGLISAFVGGMLSIGQDDIKRLLAFSSISQVGYIAMGIGIGTPAGIAAALFHLFNHAVFKGLLFLDSGAIEMRTGTRDMRQMGGLMKRMPVTSLSTVIGSLSISGFPPFNGFFSKLLIIIALFQAKAYLFAGVAIFVSFITLAYYVKVQKQILFGPLPKVYSNIKEVPISMTIPLITLSVICLAAGIFYGFLNNALFYPATQAVLNQAKYISMVLGIGG
- a CDS encoding NADH-quinone oxidoreductase subunit K, which produces MTVFMLDMIIFGLGIYCLIAKRHLIKKIIGMVIIEYSVNLFLILLGYRMQGIAPILSPGQNIIEFAKKGVDPLPQALVLTSIVIGLGTLALMAAYTIKLYEKYKTFDMSEIRKLRG
- a CDS encoding DUF4040 domain-containing protein, with the protein product MFFFTIILVFMIIGTVIAIETRNMLSAVIAVGAVGFGVSLMFLYLQAPDIAITQVIVEVLSLIILIRTTTYVDNEAIEKRIDNLANIIGLVFLGLFLAFCYWAFAELTPFGSPLMRVGEYYLASGLGDTGAANMVAAVILDYRAYDTLGEAIVIFTSILGAFVILRTRGRKKITEEDLEKVGIPE